DNA from Candidatus Binatota bacterium:
GTGACGGAAACGAGACCTGCAGCGCTACGCTCGACTGCCAGTCCGGCGCAGATCCATGCCCGGGACAGAGCTGCGACGAATCCGGCGACCAGTGTCTTACCGGCCCGGTGGCCATGATGGAAGCGGGCACGGTTCCGGTCGGTGGATCACCGGTTACCGTGTTGCTCGAAAACCTCTACAGCAGCCCGGTGGTGGCCTGCACGGTGCAGTACGCCAACAACACCACGCCGGTGGTAACACGCGTATCGGCCGTTGGGTCGTCCAGCTTCCAGGTACGACTACAGAACCCCTCTGGCGGCGCGGTCGCCACGGACAACGTCAACTGCCTGGTCGTGGAGGAAGGCACGTGGACCATAGACGGGGTCAACATCGAGGCCCAGGCCTACCTGTCCACCGTAACCGACCGTAGGGGAAACTGGAACGGGCAATCCCAGTCCTACGGGCAGGCCTACACCAACCCGGTGGTCATCGGACAGGTGATGACCGAAAACGACGCCAACTGGTCGCACTTCTGGTCCAACGGCGGCTCCAGGCAGAGCCCGCCGTCGGCGACGACGCTGAACACCGGTAAGTCGGTCGGAGAAGACGGTGTTACGAGCCGCGCCGACGAGACGGTAGGATTCATCGTGATCGAGGCCGGGCACGGTACCATCGGCGGCGTGGAGTTCGAGGCAGCGCTCGGAGCAGACACGGTGCGCGGCACGGGCAACAATCCGCCCTACAGTTACTCCTACTCAACGCCGTTCTCGGCGGCCCCGACCGTGGCAGTAGCAAGCCAGTCGGCAATGGACGGCAACGACGGCTCATGGGCGCAGGCCCACGGTGCCACGTTGTCCAACGCCACCACGCTGTTCCTGTCAGTGGACGAAGACCAGGTCGGCGGCGCCGAGCGCAGGCACACCACGGAGCAAGTATCTTACGCGGTATTCGCCGGGCCGGTGGTCTACCCTTAGACCGCCGCTCCGGCGTAACGCCCGGAGCGATAAAGAGTGGCGGAGGGGGGGAGATTCGAACTCCCGAATCCTTGCGGATTGCCGGTTTTCAAGACCGGTGCCTTCAACCGGACTCGGCCACCCCTCCCTGTTCACCCTGCGTGCTGCGAAAGTAGACCTGCTAGCTCTTCCCTTTCTTCAGGAGATGACCTGCTGCCCACCCATGTACGGCTGCAATACTTCGGGGACGTCCACCGTGCCGTCAGCGCGCTGGTAGGTCTCCAGCACTGATATGAGCACGCGTGGCAGTGCCAGTCCTGAACCGTTGAGCGTGTGCACGAGCGCCGGCTTGTCCTTGCCTGCCTTGAAGCGGATGTTGGCGCGACGGGCCTGGAAGTCGCGGAAGTTCGAACAGGAACTCACTTCCAGCCATTCCTCGCAGCCAGGAGCCCACATCTCCACGTCGTACTTCATGGCGGCCACGAAACTCAGGTCGCCAGTGCACATCTGTATTACGCGCCAGGGTATGCCCAGGCGGCGTGATACCTCCTCTGCGTTGCCCAGCAGTTCGAGCAACTGGGCGTCCGAGCTGTCTGGGTGAACGAAACGCACCATCTCCACCTTGTCGAACTGGTGGCCGCGCTTGATGCCGCGCACGTCGCGGCCGGCCGACATCTTTTCGCGACGAAAACACGGCGTGAAGGCCACGTGTTTTATTGGCAGCGAATCGGCCGACAGCACCTCGTCGCGGTACATGTTGGTCACTGGCACCTCGGCGGTAGGCACCCACCAGAAGTCTTCCTCTATGTCGCGGTAAAGATTGTCGCCGAACTTGGGCAGGTTGCCGGTGCCCAGCAGACACTCGCCGCGCACCATGGCCGGCGGGTAGACCTCGCTGTAACCGTGCTCACGGCTGTGCAGGTCGAGCATCCAGCTGATGAGCGCGCGCTGCAGACGGGCGCCGTCGCCTCGCAACAGGTAGAAACGCGTGCCCGAGATTTTTACGCCACGGTCAAAGTCGATTATCCCCAGGCGCTCGCCCAGCTCCCAGTGCGGCAGCGGCGTAAAGTCGAACTCGCGGCGCGCGCCTTCTTCGCGCAACACCAGGTTCTGCTCTTCGCCCTCACCCACCGGGACGTCCTCGTGGGGAAAGTTGGGCAGCTCGAGCATGGCGACCTCAAAGCTGCCGGCGACCTCGGCGAGATCTTTTTCGGCAGCGCCCATGCGCTCGCCCAACTCTCGCACCTCGGCCTTGGCCGCTTCCTGCTCCGGGCCTGGCGGCATAGCGCCGATGGTCTTCGAGCGAGTCTTGCGATCCGCGCGCATCTGTTCGGCCGCGGCTATCAGTTCGCGGCGGCGCGCGTCGAGTTCGACCACGGCCGTCAGCTGCTCGCGCTCGCAGCCCACCAGGGCCAGGCGGTCGGCTGCTGCCGCGGGGTCTTCGCGTATAAGCTTTATGTCGAGCATAGTCTTGCCAGCCTGGGCAGATCAGTCTTCGGGAGCACAATCGAAAGCGTCAACCACGTGTACGCACTCGAGGCTGCCGCCCTCAACGGCCACCACGTCAAAGCGCGCGGCCCGATCCAGACCATGGTGCCTCGCCAGCCATTCGACCGCAACGCGCGATACCTGCTTACGCTTTCGCTGGTCTACCGCCGCGAGAGCAGAGTCGAGGTCGGCCCTGAGTTTTACCTCCACGAACACCAGCTCCTCGCCGTCCAGGGCCACGAGGTCGATCTCGCCCGAAGTGAGCCTGGCGTTGCGGTCAAGCACTCGCATGCCGGCACGCTCAAGACACTCGGCCGCCGCATCCTCACCGGCCCGGGCCAGGCGTAGGCGCCTTTGGCCAAGGCTCTCGGCCTTCTGTCTTTTGTCCTGTCCGGCCATCACTACACCATCCCGGCAAATATACCTTCCACGCCAACCCGCTCTCAAGGGCCGGGATGTAATTTTCGAGGCGCCGTGTTAAACAGCGAGAATATGAAGATTTCGCAGGCCGAGGTTCGCCGCGTGGCCACGCTGGCCCGGGTGGAACTGGATGACGACGAGCTCGAAAGCGTGGGGCGCGACCTCAACCGCATACTCGACTACGTGGCTAAGCTGGACGAGCTCGACACCAGCACGGTAGAGCCCACCGCCCAGGTGGTCGACTTTGCCGCGCCCATGCGAACCGACGAGGTCACCAACAAGCCAGCCCCCGAGGACGCCGTGGCCAACGCGCCGCGCAGCGACAAGAACTTCTTCGTCGTGCCCAGCATAATCGAGTAGAAAGGGTCACACGCCGTGTCCGAACTCACCAACGAACTCACCGACCTCGGAGTTGCCCAGGCATCGCAGGGGCTGGCAGCCCGCGATGTAAGTTCTGAGGAACTCACCCGTGCCTTCCTCGAGCGAACGCTTGCGCTGGACCAGGGCACAAGCCAGGCGATCGGCGCCTACCTGGAGCTCAGCGCCGAATCGGCGCTCGACCAGGCCCGCGCCGCCGACGCCCTGCTCGCCAGCGGAGACCCGACCACCCCACTCACGGGCGTACCCATAGCCCTGAAAGACATCTTCATCACCCGCGACCTGGCCACCACCTGCGCGTCCAGAATACTCGCCGGCTTCAAACCCAGGTTTGACGGTACGGTGGTGGCGCGCCTGCGCGAAGCCGGGGCCGTGATAACCGGCAAGCTCAACATGGACGAGTTTGCCATGGGCTCATCGACCGAAAACTCGGCGCTGGGCACCACCCGCAACCCGTGGAACCGTGACTGCGTGCCCGGCGGCTCGTCGGGTGGCTCGGCGGCGGCGGTGGCCGCGCGCATGGTACCGGGCAGCTTCGGCACCGACACCGGCGGCTCGATCAGGCAGCCGGCAGCGCTTTGCGGAGTGGTCGGCATGAAGCCCACCTACGGACGTGTGAGCCGCTACGGGGTGATAGCCTTCGCCTCGTCGCTCGACCAGGTCGGCCCGCTGGCCAACAGCGTTGAAGACACCGCCCTGCTGTTCGAGGCAGTGGCCGGACACGACCCGCGCGACTCGACCTCCATTCCGCAGCCGGCGCCCGACTGCCGCGGCTCCTTGCACGACGGCGCAAAAGGGCTGCGCGTCGGAGTGCCCCGCGAATACTTCGGCGAGGGCCTGGACCCCGAGGTCGAAAAATCGGTGCGCGCACTGCTGGCCGCGTTAGAACGCGACGGCGCGAGCCTGGTTGAAGTGGAGCTGCCACACACCGAGTACGCGGTGGCCACCTACTATATCGTGGCCACGGCCGAGGCTTCTTCGAACCTGGGCCGCTACGACGGCGTGCGCTACGGCTTACGCGAAGGCGAGGACGGCGGACTCACTAACATGTACGGGGCGAGTCGCGACGCCGGATTTGGCGCCGAGGTAAAGCGCCGCATCGTGCTGGGCAGCTACGCGCTGTCGGCCGGCTACTACGATGCTTACTACCTCAAGGCCATGAAAGTGCGCACGCTCATTCGCCGCGACTTCGAACAGGCCTTTGAGAACTGCGACGTCCTGCTCACGCCGACCTCGCCCGACACGGCGTTTGAACTCGGCTCGCGCACCGACGATCCCCTGAAGATGTACATGAGCGACGTGCTCACCATTCCCTGCAACCTTGCCGGACTGCCCGGCCTGTCGCTGCCCTGCGGGCTCGACTCCAAGGGCCTGCCCATAGGCGCGCAGCTGCTGGCTCCGCCACTGGCCGAGCCCTTGTTGTTCAGGGCGGCACGGGCCTGCGAAAAACTCATCGGTTTTGACCAGCGACCTCCCGAACAAGACCTGGCCGGGGGCGCCGGCAAATGAGCCACTACGAGCAGGGCGACTGGGAAGCCGTCATCGGCATAGAAACGCACGTTCAGATGCTCACCCGCAGCAAGTTGTTCTGCGGGTGCTCGGCCAGCTTTGGTGCCCAGCCCAACGAGCACACCTGCCCGGTGTGCCAGGGCATGCCCGGCGTACTGCCGGTGGTAAACGCGCAGGCGGTTGAATACGCGGTGATGGCCGCGCTGGCGCTGGGGGGCGAGGTGCAGCCCACCAGCCGCTGGGCGCGAAAGAACTACTTCTACCCCGACCTCCCCAAGGCCTACCAGGTATCGCAGTACGAACTGCCCTACTGCCTGGGCGGGCAGGTCACGCTGGTGACCGACGGTGAAGAACGCAACATCACGCTCACGCGCATACACATGGAAGAAGATGCCGGCAAGAGCATCCACGACGCGCACTCGGATTTTTCTTAC
Protein-coding regions in this window:
- the serS gene encoding serine--tRNA ligase; translated protein: MLDIKLIREDPAAAADRLALVGCEREQLTAVVELDARRRELIAAAEQMRADRKTRSKTIGAMPPGPEQEAAKAEVRELGERMGAAEKDLAEVAGSFEVAMLELPNFPHEDVPVGEGEEQNLVLREEGARREFDFTPLPHWELGERLGIIDFDRGVKISGTRFYLLRGDGARLQRALISWMLDLHSREHGYSEVYPPAMVRGECLLGTGNLPKFGDNLYRDIEEDFWWVPTAEVPVTNMYRDEVLSADSLPIKHVAFTPCFRREKMSAGRDVRGIKRGHQFDKVEMVRFVHPDSSDAQLLELLGNAEEVSRRLGIPWRVIQMCTGDLSFVAAMKYDVEMWAPGCEEWLEVSSCSNFRDFQARRANIRFKAGKDKPALVHTLNGSGLALPRVLISVLETYQRADGTVDVPEVLQPYMGGQQVIS
- a CDS encoding YraN family protein → MAGQDKRQKAESLGQRRLRLARAGEDAAAECLERAGMRVLDRNARLTSGEIDLVALDGEELVFVEVKLRADLDSALAAVDQRKRKQVSRVAVEWLARHHGLDRAARFDVVAVEGGSLECVHVVDAFDCAPED
- the gatC gene encoding Asp-tRNA(Asn)/Glu-tRNA(Gln) amidotransferase subunit GatC codes for the protein MKISQAEVRRVATLARVELDDDELESVGRDLNRILDYVAKLDELDTSTVEPTAQVVDFAAPMRTDEVTNKPAPEDAVANAPRSDKNFFVVPSIIE
- the gatA gene encoding Asp-tRNA(Asn)/Glu-tRNA(Gln) amidotransferase subunit GatA, giving the protein MSELTNELTDLGVAQASQGLAARDVSSEELTRAFLERTLALDQGTSQAIGAYLELSAESALDQARAADALLASGDPTTPLTGVPIALKDIFITRDLATTCASRILAGFKPRFDGTVVARLREAGAVITGKLNMDEFAMGSSTENSALGTTRNPWNRDCVPGGSSGGSAAAVAARMVPGSFGTDTGGSIRQPAALCGVVGMKPTYGRVSRYGVIAFASSLDQVGPLANSVEDTALLFEAVAGHDPRDSTSIPQPAPDCRGSLHDGAKGLRVGVPREYFGEGLDPEVEKSVRALLAALERDGASLVEVELPHTEYAVATYYIVATAEASSNLGRYDGVRYGLREGEDGGLTNMYGASRDAGFGAEVKRRIVLGSYALSAGYYDAYYLKAMKVRTLIRRDFEQAFENCDVLLTPTSPDTAFELGSRTDDPLKMYMSDVLTIPCNLAGLPGLSLPCGLDSKGLPIGAQLLAPPLAEPLLFRAARACEKLIGFDQRPPEQDLAGGAGK